The Elaeis guineensis isolate ETL-2024a chromosome 5, EG11, whole genome shotgun sequence DNA segment CAGGGACCTGTCCTACAATGGTGAACTTGGTGGTCCATTCACTCCAAATATTGGGAACTTGAAGGAGCTGACCACCCTGTAAGTCGAACAGCATGATTACTTATTCTCAAAGATCCATCTTTCTCTGACTAATTCACTTGACCAACAATACCGTCTGCTGTACTTCTCAGGATCTTGGTCGGTTGCAGCTTTAGCGGTACCATTCCATCAGAATTGGGCAATTTAGCAGAGCTCTCATTCTTGTAAGACTTGCTTGATTGGACTTAACAAAACTGCATCTTGTCACTCCATCTTAATTATTCATCGGTAAACAaggatctgatttttcttttccaCCAACCATAATTTCCAGGGATCTGAACTCAAATCAGTTCACTGGAAATATACCTGCCTCCCTTGGGAATCTCTCCAATCTCTACTGGCTGGACCTGGCAAACAACAAGTTGACTGGGACGCTCCCCATTTCAGAGGGAACAACCCCTGGTTTGGACCTGCTCATCAATACAAAGCATTTGTGAGTGTTCCTTTCCAATTTCTTCATCATCTGTCCACAAAAAGAGGGAAGAAGACGATTTATGTTGCATTTTTTAAAGTCAAGCAATTTAAACAAGTGCTGCTATATGCTTCTTTTCACGTGAATGATTCCTCTCTCCTTTGGGTGATGACAGCCATTTCAACAAAAACCAGTTATCAGGTCCCATTCCAGAACAACTATTCAGCTCACAAATGACACTGATACACATGTAAGCTGCTATTTCTTATTGTCATTGTCAGACTTATCATCTTAGCTCTTCATTCTGACTGCTTTTAGCTGTATGTTGCAGACTCTTCGATGGAAATAAATTTACTGGGCCAATTCCAAAGTCCTTAGGACTTGTGAAATCACTCGAGGTCCTGTGAGTATCTTCTAACCACCAAGTGGCATAGCTCTACTGTCCTGTTCACTAAAATGTTTCTATATATTTACCTCGTATCATAAAGGAAAGGTTCATAACCATAATTTACCCTGTTGCAACAGTCGTCTTGATCGGAATTCTCTGTCAGGTTCAGTTCCTTCTAATATTAACAATCTTACAAGCATCAATGAATTGTAAGTGATCCCTATATCAATCGCAATTGAGACAGGTCCATAACAAGTGTTTGTAAGTTCCatctatattaatttttttatggccATCATTTTCAGGAATCTAGCAAACAACAAGCTGAGAGGGCCCATGCCAGATTTGACTGGAATGAACAACCTAAATTATGTGTAAGAAGCCATTCAAACTTCACTGCTAGTTAAAAGCTTCAAAGTATCATATGACTGTTAAAGGGCAATTCCTTAATCTGGTCTACAGGGATTTGAGCAACAACACttttgttccttcagaagttccaGCCTGGTTTTCAACAACACAATCTCTCATGGCCCTGTGAGTTTTCTTAGTTTTCACTAGAAATtgtgaaacacttttgtttagTATCAAGTCAACTCATTTAAAATGTGTGGTTTTTATCCAGAGCAGTAGAATCTGGAGGTCTTTCTGGGCAAATCCCAACAAAGCTATTCAGCTTTCCTCAACTGCAGCAAGTGTAAGTGCGTTGCAAAGTGATCTTTAataagaaaataagagaaaaaaaaattctactgaTGGACCAGAGTAAAATGGATCCTCCTATACCAATCTCATTGCTGTAAATCTTTCACAGGATGCTAAAAAACAATGAATTCAATGGCACCCTTGATATGGGCAGCAGCATCAGCTCCCAGTTACAGACTGTAGATTTCCAAAATAATTCTATTGCTTCGGTCACCCTGACTTCCAGCTACAAAAATACTCTAATGTGAGTTCTTTCCTTATTCCAATTCACTATACACTAGAATCTACATTGCATTTCTATCCTGCACATCCTCATCTACAAGTCATTTTGCTTTTCTGTTGTAGACTTGTCGACAATCCTGTGTGCAATTCTCAGCTATCAAATACCATATACTGCCGCCTTCAGCAACAGACATTAACACCATATTCTACCAACCTATCCCAATGTGGCTCCACATCATGCCCCAGCGATCAGAGTCTCAGCCCTCAGAGTTGTACTTGTGCGTATCCATACCAGGGGTCGATGATTTTTAGAGCACCTTTTTTCCGAGATACGACTAATAGCACACGGTTTGAAGAACTGGAGATGAGCTTGTGGACAAAAATTAAACTTACTCCGGGTTCAGTATATCTTTCAGACCCTTTCTTCACCAGCGATAACTATCTGCAACTGCACGTAGAACTCTTTCCATCTACTGGAATGTACTTCAACCGGTCAGAAGTTCTAAGAATTGGATTTTATCTTAGCAACCAGACTTATAAACCACCAGACGTATTTGGACCGTATTATTTCATTGCATCTCCATATACCTTCCCAGGTATATACTCCATCCTCATCTCAATATATGATATTTCATTATAGTAAAACTGACAATTACCACACATTGCAGGTGCTTCTAGTGGGAAAGCCTCAATGAGTACAGGTGTTGTTGTTGGTATAGCAGGTGGTTGTATTGTTCTTGTTGTTGGACTCATTGCTGTGGGGATCTATGCCTTACGACAAAAGAGAAGGGCTGAAAGAGCCATGGAACAAAGCAGACCCTTTGGTAATGCTCAAAATATATAACAATTATGAACGTTGAATGCCTAGTTTAATAAACTGATTTAGCATTTGAAGTAGTCTTCAGAAGGCAGGAAACATGAAATGCTGTCCACATATCAATACCACCAAGAATATGCATATATGCTAAGCATATGGGttatgaagaaaaggaaaaaatggaacatagaaagaataaaaataataataataaaaaggacTTCATAATGCACTGACATAGAAATGAACAATGAAAACATTTCTTAGATTGCTTTTGGTATTTTTCAACTTTTCAGCTTCATGGGCACCCAGTGGTAAGGATAGCGGTGGTGCACCACAGTTGAAAGGAGCAAGATGGTTTTCATTTGATGAGCTCAAAAAGTGCACTAACAATTTCTCAGTAACAAACGAAATTGGATCCGGAGGCTATGGAAAGGTAAACAAACTGGCAAGTCATCCATTAGTACTTCTAGGAAGTACACAAAGTGCGAGTGTTGTGACTTATCTTTTCCCTCTTCAGGTTTATAGAGGAATGCTACAAAGTGGGGAAATTGTTGCAATCAAGAGAGCAGAGCAAGGATCCATGCAAGGTGGACTTGAGTTCAAGACTGAGATCGAGTTGCTGTCTAGGGTTCATCACAAGAACCTTGTAGGCCTTGTTGGTTTTTGCTTTGAGCAAGGGGAGCAGATGCTGGTATATGAGTTTATTCCAAATGGAACACTAAGAGAAAACTTGATTGGTCGGTACTCCATCTGCATCTCAAAAGGTTTCTATTCAATTATGTCTTACTTTACATGAAGATGTATACTTTTGCTGTTatttccaactgcaggaagaggTCGCATACAACTGGACTGGAAGAAGAGACTAAGAATTGGTCTAGGCTCAGCTAGAGGATTAGCTTATCTTCATGAACTTGCTAATCCACCAATAATTCACAGAGATGTCAAGTCTACCAATATCCTTTTGGATGAAAATTTAAATGCAAAGGTTGCAGATTTTGGTCTCTCAAAGCTGGTGTCAGACAGCCAAAAGGGGCACGTTTCTACTCAAGTTAAAGGGACACTGGTGAGCATCTTTGCTCCACTAATCAGCATTTATCAATGCTTCCAGCTTCTTTTGCAATTATTACATGCCATTCCTGCATGTTGTCACTCATTTGAAGGTATTAGAATATATATAATTGATGATTTGCATAAAGATCCACTTTGATCTCCATCTAGTTCAACTAAAATAAGTACTTTGAATACTAGATTGGCATCTTTGGCGATGAACATCGCCGTCTTTCTCAATTTTCTTCTTGGTTATTCTTTACAGGGTTACTTGGATCCTGAGTATTACATGACCCAGCAGCTCTCAGAGAAGAGTGATGTTTATAGCTTTGGTGTGGTCATGCTAGAGCTGATAACATGCAAGCAACCAATAGAGAAGGGCAAGTATATTGTTCGTGAAGTGAGGATGGCAATTGATAGATATGATGAAGAGTATTATGGCCTAAAGGAGATAATGGATCCTGTCCTCCAAAATACAGCAAATCTTATGGGTTTCAAGAGGTTTGTAGAGTTGGCAATGCAATGTGTTGAAGAATCGGCTGCAAACCGTCCAACAATGAGTGATGTGGTGAAGGAAATTGAAATTATGTTGCAACAAGATGGATTGAACACAACCTCAAATTCAGCATCTTCATCTGCCACAGACTTTGGGAACACAAAGGTTACACGTCATCCTTATGATGGTCAACTATCAAGAAGAGATGAAAGCAGCAGCGCCTTTGAATACAGTGGTGGATACTCATATCCAGCAAGAATTGAACCCAAGTAGCTGTCATTCTTTTTGTTTTATTTGTTTTGCCTTTGCCATATTTGTTTGAT contains these protein-coding regions:
- the LOC105046057 gene encoding leucine-rich repeat receptor protein kinase HPCA1 codes for the protein MGTAVRFLLLFMWLSGLQLCSCDTDQQDAAALRSLMNQWQAAPPSWGQSNDPCGVPWDGVVCSNSRVTVLRLSTMGIKGTLSGDIAQLTKLQSLDLSYNGELGGPFTPNIGNLKELTTLILVGCSFSGTIPSELGNLAELSFLDLNSNQFTGNIPASLGNLSNLYWLDLANNKLTGTLPISEGTTPGLDLLINTKHFHFNKNQLSGPIPEQLFSSQMTLIHILFDGNKFTGPIPKSLGLVKSLEVLRLDRNSLSGSVPSNINNLTSINELNLANNKLRGPMPDLTGMNNLNYVDLSNNTFVPSEVPAWFSTTQSLMALAVESGGLSGQIPTKLFSFPQLQQVMLKNNEFNGTLDMGSSISSQLQTVDFQNNSIASVTLTSSYKNTLILVDNPVCNSQLSNTIYCRLQQQTLTPYSTNLSQCGSTSCPSDQSLSPQSCTCAYPYQGSMIFRAPFFRDTTNSTRFEELEMSLWTKIKLTPGSVYLSDPFFTSDNYLQLHVELFPSTGMYFNRSEVLRIGFYLSNQTYKPPDVFGPYYFIASPYTFPGASSGKASMSTGVVVGIAGGCIVLVVGLIAVGIYALRQKRRAERAMEQSRPFASWAPSGKDSGGAPQLKGARWFSFDELKKCTNNFSVTNEIGSGGYGKVYRGMLQSGEIVAIKRAEQGSMQGGLEFKTEIELLSRVHHKNLVGLVGFCFEQGEQMLVYEFIPNGTLRENLIGRGRIQLDWKKRLRIGLGSARGLAYLHELANPPIIHRDVKSTNILLDENLNAKVADFGLSKLVSDSQKGHVSTQVKGTLGYLDPEYYMTQQLSEKSDVYSFGVVMLELITCKQPIEKGKYIVREVRMAIDRYDEEYYGLKEIMDPVLQNTANLMGFKRFVELAMQCVEESAANRPTMSDVVKEIEIMLQQDGLNTTSNSASSSATDFGNTKVTRHPYDGQLSRRDESSSAFEYSGGYSYPARIEPK